Proteins from a genomic interval of Zingiber officinale cultivar Zhangliang chromosome 2A, Zo_v1.1, whole genome shotgun sequence:
- the LOC122043727 gene encoding probable DNA-directed RNA polymerase subunit delta, giving the protein MQSEARGKFDIPFLEKQDENVSPIVEVAYQEEEISTLNNVLTDIDIDDVNIIFNVDKEELNEIEIEELRRVMNGKQVIVDSEELEEELEDFDEDEETQDEIDCDSNNSDSEFL; this is encoded by the coding sequence ATGCAAAGTGAAGCTAGAGGAAAATTTGACATACCATTCCTTGAAAAACAAGATGAAAATGTTTCACCAATTGTTGAAGTTGCTTATCAAGAGGAGGAGATATCCACTCTAAATAATGTTCTCACAGATATAGATATTGATGATGTTAACATTATTTTTAATGTTGATAAAGAGGAATTAAATGAAATTGAAATTGAGGAGCTTCGACGTGTTATGAATGGCAAGCAAGTTATTGTAGATAGtgaagagctagaggaagaactTGAAGAttttgatgaagatgaagaaacacAAGATGAAATAGATTGTGACTCTAATAATAGTGATAGTGAATTTTTGTAG